The Antennarius striatus isolate MH-2024 chromosome 20, ASM4005453v1, whole genome shotgun sequence genome includes a region encoding these proteins:
- the cdh19 gene encoding cadherin-20 isoform X3: MGRDEEMHMWTVKRCIQSVWAMIMVLSMIPGGVLSDMKGAQGLEAQQSPQRSSNLHRRLRRGWIWKQVFVPEEDPTPRVIGQLKSDSDRGDMSIKYILSGEGAGDVFQIDEYTGDIRTLKKLDREEKGFYVLQAQAINRRSNEPEEPQSEFIITVQDINDNVPQFQNEPYVSSIPEMSPVGTTVVQVTATDADDPMFGNNAKLIYSILQGEPYFSVEAKTGIILTSLANMDREAREQYLVVVQVKDMLGLSGGYSASTTVTVSLTDVNDNGPTFQHHLYTFAVLENASVGTTVGRIMAEDGDTGINAKMTYSLEDDLEESSTFIIKTDPVTQEGVILLAKPLDFETKRRFVMAAEALNDHVDTDFLPMDEFSDRTTLKIIVEDVDEPPVFLSPVYAWKVPENAAAGTVVGVVGAKDGDAVNMPVRYSIDKRSDITKAFKVNPDNGTVTVAKALDRETADWHNLTIEAKETTQNHLSSSVAVFIKVLDVNDNAPRLARDYQPYICEGTQAGELVQLLSAVDPDEPAEGHHFYFSMVPDKHINPNFTIRDNQDNTAGIVARRSTFTRKDRTQYLLPIVVTDSGSPALSSTSTLTIGVCSCHPAGHCPSGGVEALALYMGVSLQTFIGLAVCLVTLAADL; encoded by the exons ATGGGGAGGGATGAGGAAATGCACATGTGGACAGTAAAAAGGTGCATTCAGAGTGTTTGGGCAATGATAATGGTCCTTTCTATGATTCCTGGCGGAGTGTTGAGCGATATGAAAGGTGCACAGGGTCTGGAAGCCCAACAATCGCCCCAAAGGTCCTCTAATCTGCATCGACGCCTGAGGAGAGGATGGATCTGGAAACAAGTGTTTGTCCCCGAGGAAGATCCCACGCCGCGAGTTATTGGCCAG CTTAAATCTGACTCTGACAGAGGCGACATGTCTATCAAGTACATATTATCAGGAGAAGGCGCCGGTGACGTGTTTCAGATCGACGAGTATACCGGCGACATCCGGACACTGAAGAAGCTGGATCGAGAAGAAAAAGGTTTCTACGTCCTCCAAGCTCAGGCCATCAACAGGAGGTCCAATGAACCGGAGGAGCCCCAATCAGAGTTCATTATCACGGTGCAAGACATCAACGATAATGTCCCCCAGTTCCAGAATGAACCTTATGTGTCCAGCATCCCTGAGATGAGTCCAGTTG GGACCACGGTGGTCCAGGTGACGGCCACCGATGCTGATGATCCCATGTTTGGAAACAACGCCAAACTCATCTACTCCATCCTGCAGGGGGAGCCCTACTTCTCCGTGGAGGCAAAGACAG GGATTATCCTAACGTCTTTAGCAAACATGGACCGCGAGGCCAGGGAGCAGTACCTGGTGGTGGTGCAGGTGAAGGACATGCTGGGTCTCAGCGGCGGCTATTCCGCCTCCACCACCGTCACCGTCAGCCTGACCGACGTCAACGACAATGGACCTACATTCCAGCACC ACCTGTACACCTTCGCAGTCCTTGAAAATGCGTCTGTTGGCACCACAGTGGGCAGGATTATGGCAGAAGATGGAGACACTGGTATAAATGCCAAAATGACCTACAGTCTGGAAGATGATCTGGAGGAAAGCTCCACTTTTATTATCAAGACAGACCCAGTGACACAGGAAGGAGTGATACTGCTAGCCAAG CCTTTGGATTTTGAGACCAAACGGCGTTTCGTGATGGCGGCGGAGGCCCTCAACGATCACGTGGACACAGATTTTCTACCTATGGATGAGTTCAGCGACAGGACGACGCTCAAGATCATCGTGGAAGACGTGGACGAGCCGCCCGTCTTCCTCTCACCGGTCTACGCTTGGAAAGTCCCAGAGAATGCGGCGGCGGGAACCGTGGTTGGCGTCGTTGGCGCCAAAGACGGCGACGCGGTGAATATGCCCGTCAG ATACTCAATCGACAAAAGGAGCGACATCACAAAAGCTTTCAAAGTCAACCCGGACAACGGGACCGTAACCGTTGCTAAGGCTTTGGACAGAGAGACTGCAGACTGGCATAACTTGACCATCGAAGCAAAGGAAACAA CGCAGAACCATCTATCCTCCTCTGTGGCGGTGTTCATCAAAGTGCTGGACGTAAACGACAACGCGCCAAGGCTTGCAAGAGATTACCAGCCATATATCTGTGAGGGGACACAGGCGGGTGAA CTTGTTCAGCTGCTCAGCGCCGTCGATCCAGACGAGCCGGCGGAAGGACATCACTTCTACTTCTCCATGGTTCCCGACAAGCACATCAATCCAAACTTCACAATCAGAGATAATCAAG ATAACACAGCCGGCATCGTTGCTCGCAGGAGCACCTTCACCCGAAAAGACCGAACCCAGTACCTCCTGCCCATCGTGGTCACAGATAGTGGATCTCCAGCTCTGTCCAGCACCAGCACCTTGACCATCGGAGTGTGCAGCTGCCACCCCGCCGGACACTGTCCTTCAGGGGGTGTGGAGGCCCTCGCCCTCTACATGGGGGTGAGCTTGCAAACCTTCATAGGACTCGCAGTCTGCTTGGTCACACTTGCAG CAGATCTTTGA
- the cdh19 gene encoding cadherin-7 isoform X1, which yields MGRDEEMHMWTVKRCIQSVWAMIMVLSMIPGGVLSDMKGAQGLEAQQSPQRSSNLHRRLRRGWIWKQVFVPEEDPTPRVIGQLKSDSDRGDMSIKYILSGEGAGDVFQIDEYTGDIRTLKKLDREEKGFYVLQAQAINRRSNEPEEPQSEFIITVQDINDNVPQFQNEPYVSSIPEMSPVGTTVVQVTATDADDPMFGNNAKLIYSILQGEPYFSVEAKTGIILTSLANMDREAREQYLVVVQVKDMLGLSGGYSASTTVTVSLTDVNDNGPTFQHHLYTFAVLENASVGTTVGRIMAEDGDTGINAKMTYSLEDDLEESSTFIIKTDPVTQEGVILLAKPLDFETKRRFVMAAEALNDHVDTDFLPMDEFSDRTTLKIIVEDVDEPPVFLSPVYAWKVPENAAAGTVVGVVGAKDGDAVNMPVRYSIDKRSDITKAFKVNPDNGTVTVAKALDRETADWHNLTIEAKETTQNHLSSSVAVFIKVLDVNDNAPRLARDYQPYICEGTQAGELVQLLSAVDPDEPAEGHHFYFSMVPDKHINPNFTIRDNQDNTAGIVARRSTFTRKDRTQYLLPIVVTDSGSPALSSTSTLTIGVCSCHPAGHCPSGGVEALALYMGVSLQTFIGLAVCLVTLAALALLMVMLRRHRRKKQEGLKAEATELELPETVSQKVLYYGETGGLRTELDFCKPIVPLRPHPRRKERRLRREEVRASIRMSLRESHVIGPEDEVFRQFILDRLEEADQDPYVAPFDCLRTYSYEGSGSSAGSLSSLESFEFVPEQHFHRPKPHLVRLTPWHGVRGEDTTF from the exons ATGGGGAGGGATGAGGAAATGCACATGTGGACAGTAAAAAGGTGCATTCAGAGTGTTTGGGCAATGATAATGGTCCTTTCTATGATTCCTGGCGGAGTGTTGAGCGATATGAAAGGTGCACAGGGTCTGGAAGCCCAACAATCGCCCCAAAGGTCCTCTAATCTGCATCGACGCCTGAGGAGAGGATGGATCTGGAAACAAGTGTTTGTCCCCGAGGAAGATCCCACGCCGCGAGTTATTGGCCAG CTTAAATCTGACTCTGACAGAGGCGACATGTCTATCAAGTACATATTATCAGGAGAAGGCGCCGGTGACGTGTTTCAGATCGACGAGTATACCGGCGACATCCGGACACTGAAGAAGCTGGATCGAGAAGAAAAAGGTTTCTACGTCCTCCAAGCTCAGGCCATCAACAGGAGGTCCAATGAACCGGAGGAGCCCCAATCAGAGTTCATTATCACGGTGCAAGACATCAACGATAATGTCCCCCAGTTCCAGAATGAACCTTATGTGTCCAGCATCCCTGAGATGAGTCCAGTTG GGACCACGGTGGTCCAGGTGACGGCCACCGATGCTGATGATCCCATGTTTGGAAACAACGCCAAACTCATCTACTCCATCCTGCAGGGGGAGCCCTACTTCTCCGTGGAGGCAAAGACAG GGATTATCCTAACGTCTTTAGCAAACATGGACCGCGAGGCCAGGGAGCAGTACCTGGTGGTGGTGCAGGTGAAGGACATGCTGGGTCTCAGCGGCGGCTATTCCGCCTCCACCACCGTCACCGTCAGCCTGACCGACGTCAACGACAATGGACCTACATTCCAGCACC ACCTGTACACCTTCGCAGTCCTTGAAAATGCGTCTGTTGGCACCACAGTGGGCAGGATTATGGCAGAAGATGGAGACACTGGTATAAATGCCAAAATGACCTACAGTCTGGAAGATGATCTGGAGGAAAGCTCCACTTTTATTATCAAGACAGACCCAGTGACACAGGAAGGAGTGATACTGCTAGCCAAG CCTTTGGATTTTGAGACCAAACGGCGTTTCGTGATGGCGGCGGAGGCCCTCAACGATCACGTGGACACAGATTTTCTACCTATGGATGAGTTCAGCGACAGGACGACGCTCAAGATCATCGTGGAAGACGTGGACGAGCCGCCCGTCTTCCTCTCACCGGTCTACGCTTGGAAAGTCCCAGAGAATGCGGCGGCGGGAACCGTGGTTGGCGTCGTTGGCGCCAAAGACGGCGACGCGGTGAATATGCCCGTCAG ATACTCAATCGACAAAAGGAGCGACATCACAAAAGCTTTCAAAGTCAACCCGGACAACGGGACCGTAACCGTTGCTAAGGCTTTGGACAGAGAGACTGCAGACTGGCATAACTTGACCATCGAAGCAAAGGAAACAA CGCAGAACCATCTATCCTCCTCTGTGGCGGTGTTCATCAAAGTGCTGGACGTAAACGACAACGCGCCAAGGCTTGCAAGAGATTACCAGCCATATATCTGTGAGGGGACACAGGCGGGTGAA CTTGTTCAGCTGCTCAGCGCCGTCGATCCAGACGAGCCGGCGGAAGGACATCACTTCTACTTCTCCATGGTTCCCGACAAGCACATCAATCCAAACTTCACAATCAGAGATAATCAAG ATAACACAGCCGGCATCGTTGCTCGCAGGAGCACCTTCACCCGAAAAGACCGAACCCAGTACCTCCTGCCCATCGTGGTCACAGATAGTGGATCTCCAGCTCTGTCCAGCACCAGCACCTTGACCATCGGAGTGTGCAGCTGCCACCCCGCCGGACACTGTCCTTCAGGGGGTGTGGAGGCCCTCGCCCTCTACATGGGGGTGAGCTTGCAAACCTTCATAGGACTCGCAGTCTGCTTGGTCACACTTGCAG CGCTGGCTCTTCTAATGGTGATGCTGAGAAGACACAGGCGGAAGAAGCAGGAAGGATTGAAAGCGGAGGCGACGGAGCTGGAGCTGCCCGAGACGGTCTCTCAGAAGGTGCTCTATTACGGCGAGACGGGGGGTTTGAGGACTGAACTGGATTTCTGCAAGCCCATTGTGCCGCTGCGCCCCCATcccaggaggaaggagaggaggctgaggagggaggaagtCAGGGCAAGCATACGGATGTCTCTCCGGGAGTCCCATGTCATTGGGCCGGAGGACGAGGTCTTCAGGCAGTTTATTCTGGACAGGCTGGAAGAGGCTGATCAGGATCCCTACGTCGCCCCGTTTGACTGCCTAAGAACCTATTCATACGAGGGGTCGGGGTCTTCAGCAGGGTCCCTGAGCTCGCTGGAGTCATTTGAGTTTGTACCTGAGCAACACTTTCATCGTCCCAAACCCCATCTGGTAAGACTTACCCCTTGGCACGGGGTAAGAGGGGAGGACACCACCTTCTGA
- the cdh19 gene encoding cadherin-20 isoform X2, whose product MGRDEEMHMWTVKRCIQSVWAMIMVLSMIPGGVLSDMKGAQGLEAQQSPQRSSNLHRRLRRGWIWKQVFVPEEDPTPRVIGQLKSDSDRGDMSIKYILSGEGAGDVFQIDEYTGDIRTLKKLDREEKGFYVLQAQAINRRSNEPEEPQSEFIITVQDINDNVPQFQNEPYVSSIPEMSPVGTTVVQVTATDADDPMFGNNAKLIYSILQGEPYFSVEAKTGIILTSLANMDREAREQYLVVVQVKDMLGLSGGYSASTTVTVSLTDVNDNGPTFQHHLYTFAVLENASVGTTVGRIMAEDGDTGINAKMTYSLEDDLEESSTFIIKTDPVTQEGVILLAKPLDFETKRRFVMAAEALNDHVDTDFLPMDEFSDRTTLKIIVEDVDEPPVFLSPVYAWKVPENAAAGTVVGVVGAKDGDAVNMPVRYSIDKRSDITKAFKVNPDNGTVTVAKALDRETADWHNLTIEAKETTQNHLSSSVAVFIKVLDVNDNAPRLARDYQPYICEGTQAGELVQLLSAVDPDEPAEGHHFYFSMVPDKHINPNFTIRDNQDNTAGIVARRSTFTRKDRTQYLLPIVVTDSGSPALSSTSTLTIGVCSCHPAGHCPSGGVEALALYMGVSLQTFIGLAVCLVTLAAIHRNANTTAFIQAPCMPSSHPGV is encoded by the exons ATGGGGAGGGATGAGGAAATGCACATGTGGACAGTAAAAAGGTGCATTCAGAGTGTTTGGGCAATGATAATGGTCCTTTCTATGATTCCTGGCGGAGTGTTGAGCGATATGAAAGGTGCACAGGGTCTGGAAGCCCAACAATCGCCCCAAAGGTCCTCTAATCTGCATCGACGCCTGAGGAGAGGATGGATCTGGAAACAAGTGTTTGTCCCCGAGGAAGATCCCACGCCGCGAGTTATTGGCCAG CTTAAATCTGACTCTGACAGAGGCGACATGTCTATCAAGTACATATTATCAGGAGAAGGCGCCGGTGACGTGTTTCAGATCGACGAGTATACCGGCGACATCCGGACACTGAAGAAGCTGGATCGAGAAGAAAAAGGTTTCTACGTCCTCCAAGCTCAGGCCATCAACAGGAGGTCCAATGAACCGGAGGAGCCCCAATCAGAGTTCATTATCACGGTGCAAGACATCAACGATAATGTCCCCCAGTTCCAGAATGAACCTTATGTGTCCAGCATCCCTGAGATGAGTCCAGTTG GGACCACGGTGGTCCAGGTGACGGCCACCGATGCTGATGATCCCATGTTTGGAAACAACGCCAAACTCATCTACTCCATCCTGCAGGGGGAGCCCTACTTCTCCGTGGAGGCAAAGACAG GGATTATCCTAACGTCTTTAGCAAACATGGACCGCGAGGCCAGGGAGCAGTACCTGGTGGTGGTGCAGGTGAAGGACATGCTGGGTCTCAGCGGCGGCTATTCCGCCTCCACCACCGTCACCGTCAGCCTGACCGACGTCAACGACAATGGACCTACATTCCAGCACC ACCTGTACACCTTCGCAGTCCTTGAAAATGCGTCTGTTGGCACCACAGTGGGCAGGATTATGGCAGAAGATGGAGACACTGGTATAAATGCCAAAATGACCTACAGTCTGGAAGATGATCTGGAGGAAAGCTCCACTTTTATTATCAAGACAGACCCAGTGACACAGGAAGGAGTGATACTGCTAGCCAAG CCTTTGGATTTTGAGACCAAACGGCGTTTCGTGATGGCGGCGGAGGCCCTCAACGATCACGTGGACACAGATTTTCTACCTATGGATGAGTTCAGCGACAGGACGACGCTCAAGATCATCGTGGAAGACGTGGACGAGCCGCCCGTCTTCCTCTCACCGGTCTACGCTTGGAAAGTCCCAGAGAATGCGGCGGCGGGAACCGTGGTTGGCGTCGTTGGCGCCAAAGACGGCGACGCGGTGAATATGCCCGTCAG ATACTCAATCGACAAAAGGAGCGACATCACAAAAGCTTTCAAAGTCAACCCGGACAACGGGACCGTAACCGTTGCTAAGGCTTTGGACAGAGAGACTGCAGACTGGCATAACTTGACCATCGAAGCAAAGGAAACAA CGCAGAACCATCTATCCTCCTCTGTGGCGGTGTTCATCAAAGTGCTGGACGTAAACGACAACGCGCCAAGGCTTGCAAGAGATTACCAGCCATATATCTGTGAGGGGACACAGGCGGGTGAA CTTGTTCAGCTGCTCAGCGCCGTCGATCCAGACGAGCCGGCGGAAGGACATCACTTCTACTTCTCCATGGTTCCCGACAAGCACATCAATCCAAACTTCACAATCAGAGATAATCAAG ATAACACAGCCGGCATCGTTGCTCGCAGGAGCACCTTCACCCGAAAAGACCGAACCCAGTACCTCCTGCCCATCGTGGTCACAGATAGTGGATCTCCAGCTCTGTCCAGCACCAGCACCTTGACCATCGGAGTGTGCAGCTGCCACCCCGCCGGACACTGTCCTTCAGGGGGTGTGGAGGCCCTCGCCCTCTACATGGGGGTGAGCTTGCAAACCTTCATAGGACTCGCAGTCTGCTTGGTCACACTTGCAG CAATTCATAGAAACGCAAATACGACTGCTTTCATTCAGGCACCCTGTATGCCTTCGTCCCACCCTGGTGTTTAA
- the cdh19 gene encoding cadherin-20 isoform X4 codes for MGRDEEMHMWTVKRCIQSVWAMIMVLSMIPGGVLSDMKGAQGLEAQQSPQRSSNLHRRLRRGWIWKQVFVPEEDPTPRVIGQLKSDSDRGDMSIKYILSGEGAGDVFQIDEYTGDIRTLKKLDREEKGFYVLQAQAINRRSNEPEEPQSEFIITVQDINDNVPQFQNEPYVSSIPEMSPVGTTVVQVTATDADDPMFGNNAKLIYSILQGEPYFSVEAKTGIILTSLANMDREAREQYLVVVQVKDMLGLSGGYSASTTVTVSLTDVNDNGPTFQHHLYTFAVLENASVGTTVGRIMAEDGDTGINAKMTYSLEDDLEESSTFIIKTDPVTQEGVILLAKPLDFETKRRFVMAAEALNDHVDTDFLPMDEFSDRTTLKIIVEDVDEPPVFLSPVYAWKVPENAAAGTVVGVVGAKDGDAVNMPVRYSIDKRSDITKAFKVNPDNGTVTVAKALDRETADWHNLTIEAKETTQNHLSSSVAVFIKVLDVNDNAPRLARDYQPYICEGTQAGELVQLLSAVDPDEPAEGHHFYFSMVPDKHINPNFTIRDNQDNTAGIVARRSTFTRKDRTQYLLPIVVTDSGSPALSSTSTLTIGVCSCHPAGHCPSGGVEALALYMGVSLQTFIGLAVCLVTLADL; via the exons ATGGGGAGGGATGAGGAAATGCACATGTGGACAGTAAAAAGGTGCATTCAGAGTGTTTGGGCAATGATAATGGTCCTTTCTATGATTCCTGGCGGAGTGTTGAGCGATATGAAAGGTGCACAGGGTCTGGAAGCCCAACAATCGCCCCAAAGGTCCTCTAATCTGCATCGACGCCTGAGGAGAGGATGGATCTGGAAACAAGTGTTTGTCCCCGAGGAAGATCCCACGCCGCGAGTTATTGGCCAG CTTAAATCTGACTCTGACAGAGGCGACATGTCTATCAAGTACATATTATCAGGAGAAGGCGCCGGTGACGTGTTTCAGATCGACGAGTATACCGGCGACATCCGGACACTGAAGAAGCTGGATCGAGAAGAAAAAGGTTTCTACGTCCTCCAAGCTCAGGCCATCAACAGGAGGTCCAATGAACCGGAGGAGCCCCAATCAGAGTTCATTATCACGGTGCAAGACATCAACGATAATGTCCCCCAGTTCCAGAATGAACCTTATGTGTCCAGCATCCCTGAGATGAGTCCAGTTG GGACCACGGTGGTCCAGGTGACGGCCACCGATGCTGATGATCCCATGTTTGGAAACAACGCCAAACTCATCTACTCCATCCTGCAGGGGGAGCCCTACTTCTCCGTGGAGGCAAAGACAG GGATTATCCTAACGTCTTTAGCAAACATGGACCGCGAGGCCAGGGAGCAGTACCTGGTGGTGGTGCAGGTGAAGGACATGCTGGGTCTCAGCGGCGGCTATTCCGCCTCCACCACCGTCACCGTCAGCCTGACCGACGTCAACGACAATGGACCTACATTCCAGCACC ACCTGTACACCTTCGCAGTCCTTGAAAATGCGTCTGTTGGCACCACAGTGGGCAGGATTATGGCAGAAGATGGAGACACTGGTATAAATGCCAAAATGACCTACAGTCTGGAAGATGATCTGGAGGAAAGCTCCACTTTTATTATCAAGACAGACCCAGTGACACAGGAAGGAGTGATACTGCTAGCCAAG CCTTTGGATTTTGAGACCAAACGGCGTTTCGTGATGGCGGCGGAGGCCCTCAACGATCACGTGGACACAGATTTTCTACCTATGGATGAGTTCAGCGACAGGACGACGCTCAAGATCATCGTGGAAGACGTGGACGAGCCGCCCGTCTTCCTCTCACCGGTCTACGCTTGGAAAGTCCCAGAGAATGCGGCGGCGGGAACCGTGGTTGGCGTCGTTGGCGCCAAAGACGGCGACGCGGTGAATATGCCCGTCAG ATACTCAATCGACAAAAGGAGCGACATCACAAAAGCTTTCAAAGTCAACCCGGACAACGGGACCGTAACCGTTGCTAAGGCTTTGGACAGAGAGACTGCAGACTGGCATAACTTGACCATCGAAGCAAAGGAAACAA CGCAGAACCATCTATCCTCCTCTGTGGCGGTGTTCATCAAAGTGCTGGACGTAAACGACAACGCGCCAAGGCTTGCAAGAGATTACCAGCCATATATCTGTGAGGGGACACAGGCGGGTGAA CTTGTTCAGCTGCTCAGCGCCGTCGATCCAGACGAGCCGGCGGAAGGACATCACTTCTACTTCTCCATGGTTCCCGACAAGCACATCAATCCAAACTTCACAATCAGAGATAATCAAG ATAACACAGCCGGCATCGTTGCTCGCAGGAGCACCTTCACCCGAAAAGACCGAACCCAGTACCTCCTGCCCATCGTGGTCACAGATAGTGGATCTCCAGCTCTGTCCAGCACCAGCACCTTGACCATCGGAGTGTGCAGCTGCCACCCCGCCGGACACTGTCCTTCAGGGGGTGTGGAGGCCCTCGCCCTCTACATGGGGGTGAGCTTGCAAACCTTCATAGGACTCGCAGTCTGCTTGGTCACACTTGCAG ATCTTTGA